One window from the genome of Geminocystis sp. M7585_C2015_104 encodes:
- a CDS encoding YbjN domain-containing protein, with translation MTTNPELEVNQETSEAMATETEELTGASLGYKEQIEAVIATLAENDSAMFQKNENGHLWRFQYGSVEVFVQLTGEKDEDLLTVWSAIMPFPKQKENELMRQLLEMNGSGTFETKFAIINDQVVLLTQRIVDGLSPSEISRAITLVASLADEYDDKLKSQYG, from the coding sequence ATGACAACCAATCCTGAATTAGAAGTGAATCAAGAAACCAGTGAGGCAATGGCGACGGAAACCGAGGAATTAACGGGTGCCTCTTTAGGTTACAAGGAACAAATAGAGGCAGTAATTGCCACCTTGGCGGAGAATGACAGCGCCATGTTTCAAAAAAACGAGAATGGTCACCTGTGGCGATTCCAGTATGGCAGCGTAGAAGTGTTTGTACAATTAACCGGAGAGAAAGATGAAGATTTGTTAACAGTCTGGTCAGCTATAATGCCCTTCCCCAAGCAGAAGGAAAACGAGTTGATGCGTCAGCTGTTGGAGATGAATGGGAGTGGCACTTTTGAGACCAAATTTGCCATAATCAACGACCAGGTGGTGTTGTTGACCCAGAGAATAGTAGACGGGCTGTCGCCGTCGGAGATTTCTCGGGCTATTACCTTAGTTGCTTCCCTTGCCGATGAATACGATGATAAATTAAAGTCCCAATATGGATGA
- a CDS encoding Glu/Leu/Phe/Val dehydrogenase, whose protein sequence is MSSLLADAHRRLQEALKYVAVSEDAIERLKYPKISLTVSIPVRMDDGSLKVFQGYRVRYDDTRGPGKGGIRFHPNVTLDEIQSLAFWMTFKCALLNLPFGGAKGGITVNPKELSKAELERLSRGYIEAIADFIGPDKDIPAPDVYTNEIIMGWMMDQYNIIRRCICPAVITGKPLSMGGSKGRDTATAMGAFYVISNILPRFGKTPPQTTVAVQGFGNAGSEIAELLGRAGYKVVAVSDSRGGIYSPHGLDIPSIREYKRKHMSLKGVYCQESVCSIVEHQVISNEELLTLDVDVLIPAALEKQITEKNAPQVRARFIFEVANGPITADADTILEGKGVIVFPDILVNAGGVTVSYLEWVQNRLGYYWSLSEVQSRLREKILEETNMVWQIHQELGVSFRTSAYIHALNRLNEAMSARGTRDYYISQ, encoded by the coding sequence ATGTCCTCATTGCTGGCAGATGCCCATAGGCGTTTACAAGAGGCGCTAAAATACGTCGCCGTTTCCGAGGACGCCATTGAACGTCTAAAATACCCTAAAATTAGTCTGACCGTGTCTATCCCCGTAAGGATGGACGATGGCAGCCTCAAAGTCTTCCAGGGATACCGTGTGCGCTACGACGACACCAGAGGACCTGGTAAGGGAGGAATACGCTTTCATCCAAACGTAACCCTAGATGAAATACAATCTCTGGCCTTCTGGATGACTTTTAAGTGTGCCCTGTTGAATCTCCCGTTTGGTGGGGCAAAAGGGGGTATTACTGTCAACCCTAAGGAATTGTCTAAGGCGGAATTGGAACGTCTCAGCCGGGGATACATAGAGGCTATTGCTGATTTTATCGGACCAGACAAGGATATACCTGCACCAGATGTCTACACCAACGAAATAATAATGGGGTGGATGATGGACCAGTATAACATCATCCGTCGTTGTATCTGTCCCGCAGTGATTACCGGCAAGCCCCTTAGCATGGGTGGTAGCAAGGGCAGAGACACCGCCACTGCTATGGGGGCCTTTTATGTCATTAGCAATATCCTTCCCCGCTTCGGCAAAACCCCCCCGCAAACCACCGTGGCTGTACAAGGCTTCGGCAACGCTGGCAGTGAAATAGCTGAACTCCTAGGCAGGGCCGGTTACAAGGTGGTGGCAGTAAGCGACTCCCGTGGCGGTATCTATTCCCCCCATGGACTAGATATCCCCAGTATCCGAGAGTACAAGCGTAAACACATGTCCCTCAAGGGAGTATATTGCCAAGAAAGTGTCTGTAGCATTGTAGAACACCAGGTGATCAGCAATGAGGAGTTGCTAACCCTGGACGTAGACGTCTTGATACCGGCAGCTTTAGAAAAACAGATTACAGAAAAAAATGCCCCCCAGGTGAGGGCCCGTTTTATCTTTGAGGTGGCTAACGGGCCTATTACGGCAGATGCTGACACCATCCTAGAAGGAAAGGGCGTTATTGTCTTCCCAGATATTCTTGTCAATGCCGGGGGGGTTACCGTTAGCTACTTGGAATGGGTACAAAACCGCTTGGGCTACTATTGGAGTCTAAGTGAAGTACAGAGTCGGCTCAGGGAAAAAATCCTAGAGGAAACTAATATGGTTTGGCAAATTCACCAGGAATTGGGTGTTTCCTTTCGCACCTCCGCCTACATCCATGCCCTCAACCGCCTAAATGAAGCCATGTCGGCCCGGGGGACCAGGGATTATTATATCTCTCAGTAG
- the htpG gene encoding molecular chaperone HtpG — MNKLLEKGNITIHTENIFPIIKKSLYTDHEIFLRELISNAVDAITKAKMASLAGDITKDLPEPEITITIDKQNKTLAVSDNGIGMTAEEVKKYINQVAFSSAEEFIAKYGKNPNDLIGHFGLGFYSAFMVAKRVEIDTLSYKEGATAVHWSCDGSPEFELSESERTTPGTTVTLTLMDEETEYLEEARIKNLVKKYSDFVPVPIKMNGQVLNRQRALWKESPQNLTKEDYLEFYRYLYPYQEDPLLWVHLSTDYPFLLNGILYFPKLRPDVDVTRGQIKLFCNQVFVSDNCEEIIPEFLMPLRGVIDSPDIPLNVSRSALTNHRTVRRIADFISKKIADQLRSLYNENRGEYIRCWEDVGTFVKYGSLKDEKFKKQVEDLIIFRTTYEPPKETPAGDNKEEDVWQDNTYYPYTTLKEYLERNKDKHKNKVFYCTNPETQATYLDLYKKQGIEVLYMDSFIDNNYFIPFLEREYKDVKFLRVDAELDASLIEEDKASTIVDPKTNKTRAQEIKELFEKAINKPKVNVKTQAIKSDNQEETPPAMVLLPEAMRRFQEMTALLQQKEMKFPEEHVLLINTAHPLIENIYQMHKGAIIQPGGESSRQEMVNLLCRYVYDLALMAQRAFDAEGMKEFVERSNRVLTKLTQR, encoded by the coding sequence ATGAATAAGCTCCTAGAGAAAGGGAATATCACTATCCACACTGAGAACATATTTCCTATTATCAAAAAATCCCTTTATACCGACCATGAAATCTTCTTGAGAGAATTAATTTCTAATGCTGTGGATGCCATCACCAAGGCGAAAATGGCCTCTCTAGCGGGAGATATAACCAAAGATTTGCCCGAACCAGAGATTACAATCACCATTGACAAACAGAATAAAACTCTGGCCGTCAGCGATAATGGTATAGGCATGACGGCAGAAGAAGTGAAAAAATATATCAACCAGGTGGCCTTCTCCAGTGCAGAAGAATTCATTGCTAAATACGGGAAAAATCCAAATGATTTAATAGGGCATTTTGGCTTAGGATTTTATTCTGCCTTCATGGTGGCAAAGAGGGTGGAAATTGATACCCTATCTTACAAAGAGGGAGCCACTGCGGTACACTGGAGTTGTGATGGTTCGCCAGAATTCGAGTTAAGTGAGTCGGAGCGCACTACACCAGGCACTACTGTAACTCTCACCCTAATGGATGAGGAGACAGAGTATCTAGAAGAGGCTAGAATCAAAAACCTAGTGAAAAAATACTCCGACTTTGTGCCGGTGCCCATTAAAATGAATGGACAGGTGCTCAATCGTCAAAGGGCATTATGGAAAGAGTCTCCTCAAAACCTCACTAAGGAAGACTATCTGGAATTCTATCGTTATCTTTACCCCTACCAGGAAGACCCCCTATTGTGGGTACATTTAAGCACAGACTATCCCTTCTTACTTAATGGGATTTTGTATTTCCCCAAACTCCGACCTGATGTAGATGTTACCAGAGGACAAATAAAACTCTTCTGTAATCAGGTGTTTGTTAGCGATAATTGTGAGGAAATTATCCCTGAATTTTTGATGCCTTTGAGGGGGGTAATTGACAGTCCAGATATTCCCCTGAACGTCTCTCGTAGCGCCCTTACTAACCACCGCACTGTGAGAAGAATAGCTGATTTTATTAGCAAAAAAATAGCAGATCAACTCCGTTCATTGTACAACGAAAATAGGGGAGAATATATTCGTTGTTGGGAGGATGTGGGCACTTTTGTCAAGTATGGCAGTCTAAAAGACGAAAAATTCAAGAAACAGGTGGAGGATTTGATAATATTCCGTACCACCTATGAACCACCAAAGGAAACACCAGCAGGGGATAACAAGGAAGAAGATGTATGGCAAGACAACACTTATTACCCCTACACTACCCTCAAAGAGTATCTAGAGAGAAACAAAGACAAACACAAAAACAAGGTATTCTACTGCACCAACCCTGAAACCCAAGCCACTTATCTGGATTTATACAAAAAACAGGGGATTGAGGTATTGTACATGGATTCGTTTATTGACAACAACTACTTCATCCCCTTCTTAGAAAGAGAATACAAGGATGTAAAATTCCTACGGGTTGATGCGGAGTTGGATGCCAGTCTGATAGAAGAGGATAAGGCCTCTACTATTGTAGACCCTAAAACCAACAAAACCCGTGCCCAAGAAATCAAGGAATTATTTGAAAAAGCTATCAACAAGCCCAAGGTTAATGTAAAAACCCAGGCCATTAAAAGTGACAATCAAGAGGAAACCCCACCGGCAATGGTGTTGCTGCCAGAGGCCATGCGTCGTTTCCAAGAGATGACGGCTCTCTTGCAACAAAAGGAGATGAAATTCCCGGAAGAACACGTGTTGCTTATCAATACTGCCCATCCGTTAATTGAAAATATATATCAAATGCATAAAGGGGCAATTATTCAACCGGGAGGGGAGTCATCTCGTCAGGAGATGGTAAATCTGCTGTGTAGATATGTTTACGACTTGGCCCTGATGGCACAAAGGGCGTTTGATGCCGAGGGGATGAAAGAGTTTGTAGAAAGATCCAACAGAGTATTGACCAAACTAACACAAAGGTAA